From a single Leptospira ellinghausenii genomic region:
- a CDS encoding LA_2478/LA_2722/LA_4182 family protein, producing MKFFSKTNLTVLTLLSLLACNKLSQSPEAKLKELVPKFQKTMCSKTIECTKDEFAKIPPAYRNMIPPFMQSEENCITFFDQKMKEAEKKRIEEKKEVTEEQVQAFEKCILAFDKLTCDTFKGAKGKVSIPECEEAQKYSGD from the coding sequence ATGAAATTTTTCTCAAAAACAAATCTTACTGTTCTCACTCTTTTGTCACTACTGGCTTGTAACAAACTTTCACAATCACCAGAAGCAAAACTAAAAGAATTAGTTCCAAAATTCCAAAAGACAATGTGTTCAAAAACAATTGAATGTACGAAGGATGAATTTGCAAAAATCCCACCTGCTTATCGGAATATGATCCCACCTTTTATGCAGTCGGAAGAAAACTGTATCACATTCTTTGACCAAAAAATGAAAGAAGCTGAGAAAAAAAGAATAGAAGAAAAGAAAGAAGTGACGGAAGAACAAGTGCAAGCCTTCGAAAAGTGCATATTAGCATTTGATAAACTAACATGCGATACATTCAAAGGTGCAAAAGGAAAGGTTTCCATACCAGAATGTGAAGAAGCACAAAAATATTCTGGAGACTAA
- a CDS encoding PAS domain S-box protein has protein sequence MNQVIFEDNKEDGKSNEHYDSLPVAFLQISKQGRINFINSEATELFSITQSDLHQKSFTTLLSEKSKESFHTFISTICSGKNKNSCLAEIIVRQNLTKQVSLYGNLSLDGDWIQLIVVESTDEKETDITYKKEFEDISNVAQVGRWELNLVTGTLKWSKKIYEIFELDPNLFQPSYETFLSVIHPDDREKVNQAYSQSLIDKKKYEIEHRLILSDGRIKWVRETCYSIFDPQGNPEISIGTCQDITKQKEMEIHLKESETKYSNLVENTASLVWSLDENGHFRYINPAWEKLLGYPKEEILDRSFLDFQPSVIATRDKKAFEKFSLGDDDSIKIGYETLFISKTGEAKYLIFYPTPLYNESGQFIGSHGTANDITFKRTLDLKLEETYFELGQRQYAIDQHAIVAITDLNADIIYVNKKFCEISKYTRDELIGENHRIINSGYHPAEFFKNLYKTIKSGNTWHGEIRNRAKDGTFYWVATTIAPIKNARGVIEKYLSIRTDITEIKEADEKIKSLLNEKALILVEVHHRIKNNMNTIYSLLKMEANSQKDILHKTILLDASNRVRSMMLLYDKLYRSENTDTISIKDYFPTLISEILNIFPNHEKITTDIHVEPVAINTKILSSIGIIINELVTNSMKYSFNEGQSGKITFHAKIQNQILMINYEDDGIPINPTILLQSTNSFGLNLINMLVKQLKGIVHIENSNGTKYKIEIKI, from the coding sequence ATGAACCAAGTTATTTTTGAAGATAATAAAGAAGATGGTAAGTCAAACGAACATTACGATTCCTTACCTGTTGCATTTTTACAAATTTCAAAACAAGGTAGGATCAATTTTATAAATTCCGAAGCTACGGAATTATTTTCCATTACACAATCTGATCTTCATCAAAAATCATTCACAACACTTTTATCCGAAAAATCAAAAGAGAGTTTCCATACATTCATTAGCACAATATGTTCAGGAAAAAACAAAAACTCTTGCCTGGCGGAAATTATCGTTCGCCAAAATCTCACAAAACAAGTTTCACTTTATGGAAATCTATCGTTAGATGGTGATTGGATCCAGTTAATTGTAGTTGAGTCGACAGACGAAAAAGAAACGGATATCACCTACAAAAAGGAATTTGAAGACATATCCAATGTTGCCCAAGTAGGTAGATGGGAATTAAATTTAGTCACTGGTACATTAAAATGGTCAAAAAAAATATATGAAATATTTGAATTGGATCCAAACTTATTCCAACCAAGTTATGAAACATTTTTATCTGTAATCCATCCAGATGACCGCGAAAAAGTAAACCAAGCTTACTCACAATCTCTAATAGATAAAAAAAAATATGAAATTGAACACAGACTAATTCTGTCAGATGGTCGTATCAAGTGGGTAAGGGAAACCTGTTATTCCATATTTGATCCTCAAGGGAATCCAGAGATTTCTATCGGAACCTGCCAAGACATTACCAAACAAAAGGAAATGGAAATTCATCTTAAGGAAAGTGAAACAAAATATTCAAATTTAGTCGAAAATACAGCAAGCCTTGTTTGGAGTCTGGATGAGAACGGACATTTTAGGTATATAAATCCAGCATGGGAAAAATTACTGGGATACCCAAAGGAAGAAATTCTCGATCGTTCATTTTTAGATTTTCAACCATCCGTGATTGCAACAAGAGACAAAAAAGCTTTCGAAAAATTTAGCTTAGGTGATGATGATTCTATCAAGATTGGATATGAAACTTTATTTATTTCTAAAACTGGAGAAGCAAAATATTTAATTTTTTACCCAACTCCTTTGTATAACGAATCTGGACAGTTTATCGGCTCTCACGGCACTGCCAATGACATCACATTCAAACGTACTTTGGATTTAAAACTTGAAGAAACTTATTTTGAGTTGGGACAAAGGCAATATGCGATTGACCAACATGCAATTGTTGCAATCACCGATCTAAACGCTGATATTATTTATGTTAACAAAAAATTTTGCGAAATTAGTAAGTATACAAGAGATGAATTAATCGGTGAAAACCATCGTATCATCAATTCGGGATACCATCCTGCTGAGTTTTTTAAAAATCTATACAAGACCATTAAATCAGGAAATACATGGCATGGTGAAATCAGAAATAGAGCAAAGGATGGAACTTTTTACTGGGTTGCTACAACCATTGCACCTATCAAAAATGCTCGTGGTGTAATTGAAAAATACCTATCTATCAGAACTGATATAACAGAAATCAAAGAAGCGGATGAAAAAATCAAATCTCTTCTAAATGAAAAGGCACTGATCTTAGTTGAAGTGCACCATCGTATCAAAAATAATATGAATACGATTTATAGTCTGTTAAAAATGGAAGCAAACTCACAAAAAGATATATTGCATAAAACCATTTTGCTCGATGCCTCAAATCGAGTTAGAAGTATGATGTTGTTATATGACAAATTGTACCGATCGGAAAATACAGACACAATTTCCATTAAAGATTACTTTCCAACTTTGATTTCCGAAATATTAAATATATTTCCGAATCACGAGAAGATTACAACTGATATACATGTAGAACCTGTTGCGATTAACACAAAAATTTTGTCTTCCATCGGTATCATCATTAACGAACTCGTTACAAACTCTATGAAATATTCCTTCAATGAAGGCCAATCAGGAAAAATTACCTTTCATGCAAAAATTCAAAATCAAATTTTGATGATCAATTATGAAGATGATGGAATTCCAATCAACCCAACAATTTTACTTCAATCTACAAATAGCTTTGGTTTAAACCTAATTAACATGTTAGTGAAACAACTAAAAGGTATTGTTCATATAGAGAATTCTAATGGAACCAAGTATAAAATTGAAATTAAAATTTAG
- a CDS encoding DoxX family protein, translating to MQTNLLQNILRTVLGLFMTVAGVGHLTFQRQEFLAQVPRWLPQDPMFMDFVVLSSGVVEITFGLSLLFWAKERIKVGILLAIFFVLIFPGNISQYTNGISAFGLDTDEKRLIRLFFQPVLILWALWSTGALRYLIDKQKNK from the coding sequence ATGCAAACAAATCTATTACAAAATATCTTACGGACTGTACTCGGACTTTTTATGACAGTAGCAGGTGTAGGTCACCTTACTTTCCAACGGCAAGAATTTTTAGCCCAAGTTCCACGTTGGTTACCCCAAGATCCGATGTTTATGGATTTTGTTGTATTGTCTTCAGGAGTGGTCGAAATCACATTTGGACTGTCCTTACTTTTTTGGGCGAAGGAAAGAATTAAAGTGGGGATCCTACTTGCAATCTTTTTCGTTTTAATTTTCCCAGGAAATATTTCTCAATATACAAACGGAATCAGTGCCTTCGGCCTCGATACCGATGAGAAAAGACTCATCCGTCTATTTTTCCAACCTGTCCTCATTCTTTGGGCATTATGGTCAACTGGTGCTTTACGATATCTGATCGACAAACAAAAAAACAAGTAA
- a CDS encoding hybrid sensor histidine kinase/response regulator yields the protein MNEKRILLAEDDLISATLLQESLASLGYQVTLAEDGRKAKELFLENQFPIVITDYDMPDVNGIELIDFLKEEEVEPIIIVLTNNSETSIIIDIMRRGIYDYIVKPIEAEELSLKLQRAFEIHNIRKLEKVAKREREMRLESHLDWIKWKEKIGGSGKFKNLNQNLFESLKTSFNQGTGFGALVSLLKIVSDSAEIEGDFYKIDTEIMGLIKTNAEMAEKALYTFSEIDEILNGKIELETISLINLYHEIKNVTNEMSNLLDIQKNYLYLSEKKSSFDQNKINIHKKYFIMALKEILTNACKFSIPESSIHIVMYIEAKSLVISVYNSPIKNSDRTEGIPLEFENMIFEPFFRLTKFVYDDYKTLDFGLGLTKVESIIKRFDGKIEIKNIIDHLYAKSQPKTKVICRISIPLVIENGI from the coding sequence ATGAATGAAAAACGAATTCTTCTCGCTGAAGATGATTTAATTTCTGCCACTTTACTCCAAGAGTCTTTAGCCTCACTCGGCTATCAGGTCACGCTGGCGGAAGATGGTCGAAAGGCAAAGGAGTTGTTCTTAGAAAACCAATTTCCGATCGTCATTACAGATTATGATATGCCAGACGTAAACGGAATAGAACTCATCGATTTTCTAAAAGAAGAAGAGGTCGAACCCATTATCATAGTCCTAACAAACAATTCCGAAACATCTATCATCATTGATATCATGAGAAGAGGAATTTACGATTATATTGTAAAACCGATTGAAGCTGAAGAACTTTCTCTAAAACTTCAACGTGCTTTTGAAATTCACAACATAAGAAAATTAGAAAAGGTTGCCAAACGAGAACGTGAAATGCGCCTAGAAAGTCATTTGGATTGGATCAAATGGAAAGAAAAAATAGGAGGATCTGGAAAATTTAAAAATTTGAACCAAAATTTATTTGAGAGTTTAAAAACTAGTTTTAACCAAGGTACTGGATTTGGAGCCCTAGTATCCTTATTAAAAATTGTTTCAGATTCCGCAGAAATTGAAGGAGATTTTTATAAAATTGATACAGAGATTATGGGTCTCATCAAAACAAATGCAGAGATGGCCGAAAAAGCTTTATATACTTTTTCCGAAATAGATGAAATCTTAAACGGAAAAATTGAACTAGAGACGATCTCTTTAATAAATTTATATCATGAAATAAAGAATGTAACAAATGAAATGAGTAACCTCTTGGATATTCAAAAAAATTATTTATACTTAAGTGAAAAAAAATCATCATTTGATCAAAACAAAATCAATATTCATAAAAAATATTTCATCATGGCATTGAAGGAAATTCTAACCAATGCTTGTAAATTTTCGATCCCGGAAAGTAGCATCCACATTGTTATGTATATAGAAGCAAAATCGCTCGTGATATCTGTTTATAACTCGCCCATCAAAAACTCAGATAGGACAGAGGGAATTCCGCTAGAATTTGAAAATATGATATTTGAACCTTTTTTTCGTCTCACAAAATTTGTTTATGATGACTACAAAACTCTCGATTTCGGTTTAGGATTAACAAAAGTGGAATCAATCATCAAAAGATTTGATGGCAAAATTGAAATTAAAAATATTATCGATCATTTATATGCAAAATCCCAACCGAAAACAAAGGTAATTTGCCGAATTTCGATTCCACTTGTTATAGAGAATGGGATCTAA
- a CDS encoding DUF6596 domain-containing protein → MSIEYPNSDEFQNRLQSVLRTLYLIFNKGYSMEGLEKEIRKSFCLESIHLCSLLLETEISIHSDVYGLLSLFCF, encoded by the coding sequence ATGAGTATAGAATATCCTAATTCAGATGAATTTCAAAATCGACTTCAATCAGTTTTGAGAACATTATATCTCATTTTTAATAAAGGATATTCGATGGAAGGATTGGAGAAAGAGATTCGAAAGTCATTTTGTTTGGAGTCAATCCATCTCTGTAGCCTTCTTTTAGAAACTGAAATTTCCATTCATTCAGATGTTTATGGTCTGCTCTCTCTATTTTGTTTTTAA
- a CDS encoding SpoIIE family protein phosphatase, with protein MIQILTFVRSLFQAPDGVELRYQRYYVATNSIYVLAGLIHFTFVFFFLLVGALEMAIFNIGSVFWFAFTIWINRKKYLFTSLYLCFSEVFLHALTATYFFGWGAGYQYYMMLFATGIFLLPPGKNILKFGSIVIGCLLFASTYYYSLNYPPIYVWSTNFLTLINVSNIVFSTLFHAGFAYYFTLAANIAEDSLERENKAQTAFFQNISHELRTPLTLISGPSESALTREEGLNPQEVKIIANQGRRLTRLVNQLLDLQKITSGKMEIKTSPILLGEFLSLVSENFNAYVKRKNINFELVLEENDPIVAADPEQLDKCIFNYLSNAIKFTESGGTIKLQTKENDGEVIVSVYDTGIGMNEDQMKRLFSRFGISEASLTREQEGTGLGLALVKELVELHGGKVGVESEIGKGSHFYFSLPIIKNVKTAGISSWKEKQFHLFQHEYIPEESKSLIFEAEKQPHKRFVKLLVVEDNPDLRSYLGSILTRAGYHVLVAKDGEEGLTTILSENPDLVITDLMMPKLSGLDLIKEIRKKEQFHSLPVILLTAKADVTTRKELHSEGADLYLSKPFLESELLSVIRNALRLKQKEFYLQEELTRGVRIQKRLLLEPNFDQNKIDVKLEFLPSDGIAGDYYCIQTLEDGKTFVLLADVSGHGFSAGMISTLLHFSLQLPITNKENPAECLSQLNSILFGNTAGLFITAVAVVIDSDEKKFIWSKAGHEDIYFGHQNQITALLGKGKPLSILPEWEGTNFEVPYEVGDKLFLFSDGIFDVRSKDNSMFREKGFVEWLKDQSVWKRDNTLSSLLESAISHQNSKLFEDDVTLLSIQFLK; from the coding sequence ATGATCCAGATTTTAACCTTTGTTCGCTCACTATTCCAAGCACCAGATGGAGTCGAATTGCGATACCAAAGATACTACGTAGCAACAAACTCAATTTATGTTTTAGCAGGTCTTATCCATTTTACTTTTGTATTTTTTTTCCTTCTCGTTGGTGCTTTGGAGATGGCAATCTTTAACATTGGAAGTGTATTCTGGTTTGCATTTACAATTTGGATCAATCGAAAAAAATACCTATTCACTTCCTTGTATTTATGTTTTTCAGAAGTGTTTTTGCATGCACTAACAGCTACTTATTTTTTTGGATGGGGAGCTGGATACCAATACTACATGATGTTATTTGCAACAGGAATTTTCCTTTTGCCTCCAGGAAAAAACATTCTTAAATTTGGAAGTATTGTGATCGGGTGTCTCTTATTTGCATCCACCTATTATTATTCGTTGAATTATCCTCCCATTTATGTATGGAGTACAAATTTTCTCACACTTATCAATGTATCCAATATAGTCTTTTCCACATTATTCCATGCAGGTTTTGCTTATTATTTTACCTTAGCTGCAAATATCGCCGAAGATTCGTTAGAGAGAGAAAATAAAGCACAAACTGCTTTTTTCCAAAACATCTCACACGAGTTAAGAACACCTCTCACTTTAATTTCTGGACCCTCTGAATCCGCATTAACACGTGAGGAAGGATTAAATCCGCAGGAAGTCAAAATCATAGCCAACCAAGGAAGAAGATTAACTCGATTGGTGAACCAACTACTCGACCTCCAAAAAATCACTTCAGGGAAGATGGAAATCAAAACATCACCCATACTACTTGGTGAATTTTTATCATTGGTATCAGAAAATTTTAATGCTTATGTCAAAAGAAAGAACATAAACTTTGAACTGGTTTTAGAAGAGAATGATCCAATCGTTGCCGCTGATCCTGAACAACTAGATAAGTGTATTTTTAATTATCTATCAAATGCGATCAAATTTACCGAATCAGGTGGAACAATCAAATTACAAACAAAAGAGAATGATGGAGAGGTGATTGTCTCTGTATACGACACTGGAATTGGCATGAATGAAGATCAAATGAAACGCCTATTTTCCCGATTTGGAATCAGTGAAGCATCACTTACCAGAGAACAAGAAGGCACAGGACTTGGTTTAGCACTTGTAAAAGAATTAGTGGAACTACATGGAGGCAAAGTAGGAGTTGAAAGTGAAATCGGAAAGGGATCTCATTTTTATTTTTCATTGCCCATTATAAAGAATGTAAAAACAGCAGGCATCTCAAGTTGGAAAGAAAAACAATTTCATCTTTTCCAACATGAATACATTCCTGAAGAATCTAAATCACTTATTTTCGAAGCAGAAAAACAACCTCACAAACGTTTTGTTAAACTTCTCGTTGTTGAAGACAATCCAGACCTACGATCGTATTTAGGTTCAATCCTCACGAGAGCTGGTTACCATGTCCTTGTTGCAAAAGATGGGGAAGAAGGTTTAACAACGATTCTATCCGAGAATCCAGACCTAGTGATCACAGACCTTATGATGCCAAAACTCAGCGGCCTTGATCTAATAAAAGAAATTCGAAAAAAAGAACAATTCCATTCATTACCCGTCATCTTATTAACAGCCAAAGCAGATGTAACAACGAGAAAGGAATTACACAGTGAAGGTGCTGACTTATACCTTTCAAAACCTTTTTTAGAATCAGAATTATTAAGTGTGATTCGAAATGCCTTACGATTAAAACAAAAAGAATTTTACTTACAAGAAGAATTAACGCGTGGAGTCAGAATTCAAAAAAGATTATTACTAGAACCAAATTTTGACCAAAACAAAATCGATGTTAAATTAGAATTTTTGCCAAGTGATGGGATTGCAGGTGATTACTATTGTATCCAAACATTAGAAGATGGTAAAACTTTTGTTCTATTAGCAGATGTTTCAGGGCATGGTTTCTCTGCAGGAATGATTTCTACCCTATTGCATTTTAGTTTACAACTTCCCATTACCAACAAAGAAAACCCTGCCGAATGTTTGTCCCAATTGAATTCAATATTATTTGGAAATACGGCAGGATTATTCATCACTGCAGTTGCCGTGGTAATTGATTCCGATGAAAAAAAATTCATTTGGTCAAAAGCAGGTCACGAAGACATTTATTTTGGCCATCAAAACCAAATCACTGCCCTCTTAGGAAAAGGGAAACCTCTTTCCATTCTACCTGAATGGGAGGGGACTAATTTTGAAGTACCGTATGAAGTGGGAGACAAACTCTTTTTGTTTTCAGATGGAATTTTTGATGTTCGTTCAAAAGATAATTCGATGTTCCGTGAAAAAGGATTTGTTGAATGGTTAAAGGACCAGTCAGTATGGAAAAGGGACAATACACTTAGTTCTCTATTAGAATCAGCAATTTCCCATCAAAACTCGAAACTCTTTGAAGACGATGTAACTTTACTATCCATCCAATTCTTAAAGTAA
- a CDS encoding ATP-binding protein: MTTMRQKQIRFIGYLSGIFITLAIINSFAMLLFFGNTFFSFFGFFVALLFYITYTLNKKGFHFLSKNLILLLFNFAIINISSTQGKGSGSILLYFPLLSLYFLVFETIQWRWIVYWTLVSLLSYFYLETSEYSILKFGDMAKIDLNTLFQFNLFLSFLGEFLIMLMFIRVNHELENSYVVKAEELNDSLKELSVAKEKAEKAAQSRSMFLSSMSHEIRTPINSIIGFTNILLDDDPKEEHKDFLSMIQFSSRNLLVIINDILDFNKMEAGKVELEFIPFDFQSLIHKIFHSMKVKADEKNLSFKLEIDEGISEFLIGDPNRLTQILINLISNAIKFTLDGEIGLVVKLEDTLNDTEIIRFIVRDTGIGIPEKNQKIIFDHFSQADSSTSRKFGGTGLGLSIVKKLVELYGSNITLESKEGEGSEFSFLLEFAKSELIPEEKRFVIQKKSSNQRKNKTILVVDDNELNLKVAFQFIRKCGFECLLASNGKEALQIVSKEKISLVLMDLQMPDWDGFVTTEKIRASGIFTPIIALTADVSIDVSNHVKRSGFLDIIHKPFLPEDLVNKIELYAE; encoded by the coding sequence ATGACTACAATGAGGCAAAAACAAATTCGATTTATTGGATATCTAAGTGGTATTTTTATCACTTTAGCAATTATCAATTCATTTGCTATGCTATTGTTTTTTGGGAATACATTTTTTTCCTTTTTTGGCTTCTTTGTTGCTCTCTTGTTTTATATTACCTATACATTGAACAAAAAAGGATTCCATTTCCTTTCCAAAAATTTAATTTTATTACTATTTAATTTTGCGATCATAAATATATCGAGTACGCAGGGGAAAGGTTCTGGTTCGATTCTATTGTATTTTCCGCTTTTGAGTTTATATTTTCTGGTATTTGAAACGATCCAGTGGAGATGGATTGTTTATTGGACTTTGGTCTCGTTACTTTCTTATTTTTATCTGGAAACATCTGAATATTCCATACTTAAGTTTGGTGATATGGCTAAGATTGATCTGAATACACTTTTTCAATTTAATCTTTTTTTGAGTTTTCTTGGTGAATTTTTAATCATGCTCATGTTTATACGTGTGAATCATGAATTAGAAAACTCTTATGTTGTAAAAGCAGAAGAATTGAACGATTCATTAAAGGAATTAAGTGTTGCTAAGGAAAAAGCAGAGAAGGCTGCGCAATCTAGGTCTATGTTTTTATCTTCCATGAGTCACGAGATTCGAACTCCAATTAATTCAATCATAGGATTTACAAATATTCTTTTGGATGATGATCCAAAAGAAGAACATAAGGATTTTTTGTCCATGATTCAGTTTTCTTCTAGAAATCTATTGGTTATCATCAATGATATTTTGGATTTTAATAAGATGGAGGCGGGTAAGGTTGAACTTGAATTCATTCCCTTTGATTTTCAATCTTTAATCCATAAAATCTTTCATTCTATGAAGGTTAAAGCGGATGAAAAAAATCTTAGCTTCAAACTGGAAATAGATGAAGGAATCAGTGAATTTTTAATTGGTGATCCGAATCGCTTAACGCAAATTTTAATCAATTTGATTTCGAACGCTATAAAATTTACATTAGATGGGGAAATAGGTTTAGTCGTCAAACTTGAAGATACTTTAAATGATACAGAAATAATAAGATTTATTGTAAGAGATACAGGCATTGGTATACCAGAAAAGAATCAAAAAATCATATTCGATCATTTTTCCCAAGCTGATTCTTCCACTTCAAGAAAATTTGGTGGTACAGGTTTAGGATTATCAATTGTGAAAAAGCTCGTTGAACTCTATGGTTCTAACATTACATTGGAGTCGAAAGAAGGTGAAGGAAGTGAATTTTCATTTCTTTTGGAATTTGCAAAATCAGAATTGATTCCAGAAGAGAAACGTTTTGTGATTCAAAAAAAATCTTCAAATCAAAGAAAGAATAAAACTATCCTTGTTGTAGACGATAATGAACTCAATTTAAAAGTAGCGTTTCAATTTATCAGAAAATGTGGATTTGAATGCCTATTGGCGAGTAATGGTAAAGAAGCTTTACAGATTGTTAGTAAAGAGAAAATCTCTTTGGTTTTAATGGATCTGCAAATGCCTGATTGGGATGGATTTGTTACTACTGAAAAAATTCGTGCTAGTGGAATCTTCACTCCTATCATAGCTCTAACTGCTGATGTTTCGATTGATGTTAGCAATCATGTGAAACGTTCAGGTTTTTTAGATATAATTCATAAGCCATTTCTACCAGAGGATCTAGTCAACAAAATTGAACTTTATGCAGAGTGA